A single genomic interval of Acidobacteriota bacterium harbors:
- a CDS encoding MlaD family protein, giving the protein MKRSVRLKWSNLQVGALITVVIAVALWASFSGGGTSIFERKQKFVCYFRNVDGLVRGSPVWMAGMEVGNVRSLEFANLDSLRRVRVVCAVKTSIWPQLTSKSEVLLGSIGFLGDKYIEIIPGDVGGVPIAPMTIIRTRDAGDVKAVFKEAEQAAATAGSVLANIDTLLDRMNRGEGTLGKIATRDDLYIQMTKLAANLTKLTADLQRNQERVVSSMERLSLSVENVSDRVNENTGTLGRIMNDPALYDNLSATSARLDTIMMRINSADGSLGLLVQDTALYTEIVELLDRVSNLVSDIEKNPRKYFKFSVF; this is encoded by the coding sequence ATGAAGCGTTCGGTCAGGCTGAAGTGGAGTAACCTGCAGGTAGGGGCCCTGATCACGGTCGTCATTGCCGTCGCGCTCTGGGCTTCATTCAGCGGCGGTGGAACATCGATATTCGAGCGCAAGCAGAAGTTCGTCTGTTATTTCAGGAACGTCGACGGCCTGGTGCGCGGCTCTCCGGTGTGGATGGCCGGCATGGAGGTCGGTAACGTCCGTTCCCTGGAGTTCGCCAACCTCGATTCCCTGCGCCGGGTGCGCGTCGTCTGCGCCGTCAAGACATCCATCTGGCCACAGCTGACCTCCAAGTCCGAGGTGCTCCTCGGCAGCATCGGATTCCTGGGTGACAAGTACATCGAGATCATCCCGGGCGACGTCGGCGGCGTGCCGATAGCGCCGATGACTATTATCCGTACCCGTGACGCGGGTGACGTCAAGGCAGTGTTCAAAGAAGCGGAGCAGGCCGCCGCCACCGCCGGATCGGTCCTCGCGAACATCGACACGCTGCTCGACCGGATGAACCGGGGGGAAGGCACGCTGGGCAAGATTGCCACCCGGGACGATTTGTACATCCAGATGACGAAGCTGGCGGCCAACCTGACGAAGCTGACGGCGGACCTTCAGCGTAACCAGGAGCGCGTGGTCTCGTCGATGGAGCGACTGTCGCTTTCCGTTGAGAACGTCAGCGATCGGGTCAACGAGAATACCGGGACGCTCGGCAGGATCATGAACGATCCCGCTCTTTACGACAACCTGAGCGCCACCTCGGCGCGGCTGGACACCATCATGATGCGGATAAACTCGGCCGACGGCAGCCTCGGGCTGCTGGTTCAGGACACGGCCTTATACACGGAAATCGTGGAACTGCTCGACCGGGTGAGCAATCTCGTTTCGGATATCGAGAAAAACCCGCGCAAGTACTTCAAGTTCTCGGTGTTTTAG
- a CDS encoding DEAD/DEAH box helicase translates to MNLEQIIDFLRSDRAVSRCISHWQTFPAREARYVDFPDGLDRRLISALAEKRISRLYTHQGEAIRAIMDDKDVVVVTPTASGKTLCYNIPVLNRILQSPGTRALYLFPTKALSRDQLSELHDMVQRLEVDIKTYTFDGDTPVNARRAVRSAGHIVITNPDMLHTGILPHHTKWIKLFENLKYVVIDEVHHYRGIFGSHLANVIKRLSRICRFYGSDPVFICCSATIANPDELAERIIGRPVTLVDNNGAPAGEKHFILYNPPVINPQLGIRKSAVNEAARLAALFLREKIQTIVFAHYRLYVEVLLTYLQRELKGDFGHGITIAGYRGGYLPNERRRIEQGLRNGTVTGVVSTNALELGIDIGALDVSIIVGYPGSIASLWQQAGRAGRRSGNSLTVMVANSSPINQFLCVEPKYVFERTPESGIIDPENLIIKTNHLKCAVFELPFDEDEYARDIGSGKILDYLASENVVRRTADRYHWSSEIYPAQQVSLRSASPDNFVILNESRNAEVIGEVDYYSAPIFLHPEAIYLHGAEQYQVTRLDWEGKKAYVKEVEVDYFTDAETKTDLKVLSTDDEKKTLDDARSCHGEVSISSTTVLFKKVKFQTHENVGSGELKMPELEMHTHAFWYSFPGDVPLKVNVERQNFGGALRGLANVLGKIAPLWVMCDHRDLRSVSQVRAPFTERPTVYIYENIPGGVGLSEKIFAESDHLIEACREHVRHCPCASGCPSCVGPPLEVGDAGKQGVLSLLEYMLAVQTV, encoded by the coding sequence ATGAACCTCGAACAGATCATTGACTTTCTCAGAAGTGACCGTGCCGTCAGCCGGTGTATCAGCCACTGGCAGACCTTTCCCGCTCGGGAGGCGCGGTACGTTGATTTTCCCGACGGCCTCGACCGCCGGCTGATCTCCGCTCTGGCCGAAAAGCGTATCTCGCGCCTGTACACCCACCAGGGTGAAGCTATACGAGCGATCATGGATGACAAGGACGTGGTCGTGGTCACGCCGACGGCTTCGGGCAAGACGCTCTGCTACAATATCCCCGTACTCAACCGGATTCTCCAGTCGCCGGGGACCCGCGCCCTGTACCTCTTCCCCACCAAGGCGCTCTCGCGGGATCAACTGTCGGAACTGCACGACATGGTGCAGAGGCTCGAGGTCGACATCAAGACGTACACCTTCGACGGGGACACGCCGGTCAATGCCCGGCGGGCTGTCCGCAGTGCGGGGCACATCGTCATCACCAACCCCGACATGCTTCACACCGGCATCCTGCCGCACCACACCAAGTGGATCAAGCTCTTTGAGAACCTCAAGTACGTGGTGATCGACGAGGTCCACCACTACCGGGGGATATTTGGCTCCCACCTTGCCAACGTCATCAAACGGCTGAGCCGCATCTGCCGGTTCTACGGGTCCGATCCGGTGTTTATCTGCTGTTCGGCTACCATAGCCAATCCGGATGAGCTGGCTGAGCGCATTATCGGCCGCCCCGTCACGCTGGTGGACAACAACGGCGCGCCGGCCGGCGAAAAGCACTTCATCCTGTACAACCCGCCGGTCATCAATCCGCAACTGGGTATCCGCAAGTCGGCCGTCAACGAAGCGGCCAGGCTGGCCGCGCTTTTCCTCAGAGAGAAGATTCAGACCATCGTGTTCGCGCACTACCGGCTGTATGTCGAAGTCCTGCTGACGTACCTGCAACGCGAACTGAAGGGGGATTTCGGGCACGGTATCACTATAGCGGGTTACCGGGGCGGTTACCTTCCGAACGAGCGGCGCCGCATCGAACAGGGGCTGCGCAACGGCACCGTCACGGGGGTGGTATCGACCAACGCGCTCGAGCTCGGTATCGATATCGGGGCGCTCGACGTCTCCATAATCGTCGGCTATCCCGGCTCAATCGCTTCGCTCTGGCAGCAGGCGGGACGAGCCGGACGGCGCTCCGGTAACTCCCTGACCGTAATGGTGGCCAATTCCTCGCCCATAAATCAGTTCCTGTGCGTCGAGCCCAAGTACGTGTTCGAGCGTACGCCGGAGTCCGGTATCATCGATCCCGAGAACCTGATAATCAAGACCAACCACCTCAAGTGTGCGGTCTTTGAATTGCCGTTTGACGAGGACGAGTACGCCCGGGACATCGGCAGCGGCAAGATCCTTGACTACCTGGCCTCCGAAAACGTCGTGCGGCGAACGGCGGACCGCTACCACTGGTCGTCGGAGATTTACCCTGCCCAGCAGGTATCGTTGCGGTCGGCCTCGCCGGACAACTTCGTCATCCTCAACGAATCACGCAACGCCGAGGTGATCGGCGAGGTGGACTACTACTCCGCCCCCATCTTCCTGCACCCGGAGGCCATCTACCTTCACGGCGCGGAACAGTACCAGGTGACCAGGCTCGACTGGGAGGGAAAGAAGGCGTACGTCAAGGAGGTCGAGGTTGACTACTTCACCGACGCCGAGACCAAGACCGACCTGAAAGTCCTGTCGACCGACGACGAGAAGAAAACACTCGACGACGCCCGCAGCTGCCACGGCGAAGTGTCGATTTCCTCCACCACCGTGCTGTTCAAGAAGGTCAAGTTCCAGACCCACGAAAACGTCGGCTCCGGTGAACTGAAAATGCCGGAACTGGAAATGCACACCCATGCTTTCTGGTACTCCTTCCCCGGCGACGTCCCACTCAAGGTCAATGTCGAGCGCCAGAACTTCGGCGGCGCGCTGCGAGGCCTGGCCAACGTTCTCGGCAAGATAGCCCCCCTGTGGGTAATGTGCGATCACCGCGACTTGCGCTCGGTCTCCCAAGTCCGGGCGCCGTTTACGGAACGGCCGACCGTGTACATCTACGAAAATATCCCCGGCGGGGTGGGGCTGTCCGAAAAGATCTTCGCGGAATCGGATCACCTGATCGAGGCCTGCCGCGAACACGTGCGGCATTGCCCGTGTGCGTCAGGGTGCCCGAGCTGTGTCGGCCCGCCGCTGGAAGTCGGCGACGCCGGCAAGCAGGGGGTGCTGAGTCTGCTGGAGTATATGCTGGCGGTCCAGACGGTGTAA
- a CDS encoding archaemetzincin family Zn-dependent metalloprotease → MAILKPKIVVVPLGDVDFMMVNKLATHLGPIFNRSVDILKGMKMPQEGHNVVRNQYYAQVVLSKIERTKANNREKVIAICEEDLYLPDESYVMSWGDTLSGTAVVALYRMRQEFYGLPEDESKIYPRLFKEVVHQLGHLFDLTECRNPKCVNYFSQIMLDIDNKSEKFCDICRRELIRVI, encoded by the coding sequence ATGGCCATTCTGAAGCCGAAAATTGTCGTAGTCCCGCTGGGTGATGTTGACTTCATGATGGTCAACAAGCTGGCCACTCACCTCGGGCCCATATTCAATCGCTCGGTGGATATCCTCAAGGGCATGAAAATGCCCCAGGAGGGACACAACGTTGTCCGCAACCAGTACTACGCCCAGGTCGTACTCTCCAAGATAGAGCGCACCAAGGCGAACAACCGGGAAAAAGTGATTGCCATCTGCGAAGAGGACCTCTATTTACCCGATGAGAGTTACGTGATGAGTTGGGGTGATACGCTCTCGGGGACCGCCGTGGTGGCACTTTACCGGATGCGGCAGGAGTTCTACGGGCTGCCGGAGGACGAAAGCAAAATTTACCCGCGGCTTTTTAAAGAGGTGGTGCACCAACTGGGCCACTTGTTCGACCTGACGGAATGCCGAAACCCCAAGTGCGTGAACTACTTCAGCCAGATTATGCTCGACATTGACAACAAGTCGGAGAAGTTCTGCGACATATGCCGCCGCGAATTGATTCGGGTAATATAG
- the deoC gene encoding deoxyribose-phosphate aldolase has translation MKDLLPRDFNCRFDHAALKSSLDQSDIVTACWEAGECNLYAVAVNPTWVAFATRFLQKSQVKVCSVVGFPLGASRTDVKLMEAAKAAGDGAVEIDMVANIGWLASGEFSRAEAEIRKIRDGLPYNVLLKVIIEAPELTEKQQQDATRAVINSGAQFVKTGTGFYGPATVDQVRTLHQTADGRIQVKAAGGIKTLSQCRELLQAGADRLGSSSSVRIVEEWKSQL, from the coding sequence TTGAAGGATTTGTTGCCCCGGGATTTCAACTGCCGGTTCGACCACGCCGCGCTCAAATCGAGTCTCGATCAAAGCGATATCGTCACGGCATGCTGGGAAGCCGGCGAATGCAATTTATATGCCGTTGCCGTCAATCCGACATGGGTAGCCTTCGCCACACGGTTTCTCCAGAAATCACAGGTAAAGGTGTGCTCTGTGGTCGGATTCCCGCTCGGCGCTTCTCGAACTGACGTCAAGCTCATGGAGGCTGCAAAGGCGGCCGGTGACGGCGCGGTCGAGATCGATATGGTCGCCAATATCGGCTGGCTGGCCTCCGGCGAATTCAGCAGGGCCGAGGCCGAAATCAGGAAAATCCGCGACGGTCTCCCCTACAATGTCCTGCTGAAGGTCATTATTGAGGCCCCGGAACTGACCGAGAAGCAGCAACAGGACGCCACCCGGGCCGTCATTAACAGCGGCGCACAGTTTGTCAAAACGGGCACGGGCTTTTACGGCCCGGCGACCGTGGATCAGGTAAGGACTTTGCACCAGACCGCTGACGGCCGGATTCAAGTCAAGGCCGCAGGCGGGATCAAAACACTTTCACAGTGCCGGGAGCTTCTGCAGGCCGGAGCGGACCGACTCGGCTCCTCTTCATCCGTACGCATTGTCGAGGAGTGGAAATCCCAATTGTAA
- a CDS encoding phosphopentomutase: MPFNRVILIIIDACGVGALPDAADYGDDHAATLPNLAGAVGGLNMPNCQKLGLGNIAAIKGIPPAPAPIACFGRMAERSAGKDSTSGHWEIAGLTLDEPLPLFHDGFPDDLVGRFEEKAGVKTIGNVAASGTEIIERLGHEHLSTGALILYTSADSVFQLAAHEKVCPVERLYEICLIARDVCQGDYGVGRVIARPFTGEPGFFVRTSRRRDFSLPPTGRTILDHLAANGRHVFAVGKIWDLFAGHGIHERVKTENNTEVMDAVRQMVRYDHQHELIFANCVDFDQLWGHRNDARGFARGLEQFDGRMGELLPLLRGDDLLIITADHGCDPTMETSTDHTREYVPLLVYGRYAKSGVDLGTRETFADVAATLAGLFGFDVPVTGRSFLKDVRQ, encoded by the coding sequence ATGCCGTTCAATCGAGTAATCCTTATCATCATTGATGCCTGCGGCGTGGGGGCTCTTCCCGATGCCGCCGATTACGGCGATGATCACGCCGCAACTCTTCCGAATCTGGCCGGAGCGGTCGGCGGGCTGAACATGCCGAACTGCCAGAAGCTCGGACTCGGCAACATCGCGGCCATAAAAGGAATCCCGCCGGCACCGGCGCCGATTGCCTGTTTCGGGCGCATGGCGGAGAGGTCGGCCGGCAAGGATTCTACCTCGGGCCACTGGGAAATCGCGGGCCTGACCCTGGACGAACCGCTTCCGCTCTTTCATGACGGCTTTCCCGACGATCTGGTCGGGCGGTTCGAGGAGAAAGCCGGCGTCAAGACCATTGGCAACGTCGCGGCCAGCGGCACTGAGATCATTGAGCGGCTGGGGCATGAACATTTGAGCACCGGGGCGCTGATCCTGTATACATCGGCAGATTCGGTATTCCAGTTGGCCGCTCACGAAAAAGTCTGCCCCGTTGAACGCCTCTACGAAATCTGCCTGATCGCGCGCGACGTATGCCAGGGCGATTACGGCGTCGGGCGCGTTATCGCCAGACCGTTTACCGGCGAACCCGGTTTCTTCGTCCGCACTTCGCGCCGCAGGGACTTCTCGCTGCCACCTACCGGCCGGACGATCCTGGATCATCTTGCCGCCAACGGCCGTCATGTCTTCGCCGTGGGAAAGATATGGGACCTTTTCGCCGGCCACGGCATCCACGAACGGGTCAAGACCGAGAACAACACCGAGGTGATGGACGCCGTTCGGCAGATGGTTCGGTACGATCACCAGCACGAGCTTATCTTTGCCAACTGCGTTGATTTTGACCAACTCTGGGGACATCGAAACGACGCGCGCGGCTTCGCCCGGGGTCTCGAACAATTCGACGGGCGAATGGGCGAGTTGCTGCCGCTGCTGCGCGGCGACGACCTGCTGATCATCACAGCCGACCACGGCTGTGATCCGACTATGGAGACGTCCACGGATCACACGCGCGAGTACGTGCCCCTGTTGGTCTACGGCAGGTACGCGAAATCCGGCGTTGATCTGGGCACGCGCGAGACGTTTGCCGACGTGGCTGCGACGCTGGCCGGTTTATTCGGCTTCGATGTGCCCGTGACGGGACGTTCGTTCCTGAAAGACGTCAGGCAGTGA
- a CDS encoding zf-HC2 domain-containing protein has protein sequence MTCCEVRSLLEGHVDDELSAGVGRAVEEHLALCSDCRTDHESLANLKKLLKSQPRPDPGREYWREVASLILARTVEAEPPARQETDRELTYITRRRSFFRSLVAAAISVLILVSALYVGANQPPGTVKISTSDQPVLLTSSLAGMVYSVDTGIINREERLRLARGILLLGPPGIPGRSSGLTDLLAIW, from the coding sequence ATGACATGCTGCGAAGTACGGTCGCTTCTTGAGGGTCATGTTGACGACGAACTTTCGGCCGGCGTCGGAAGGGCCGTTGAGGAGCACTTGGCCCTGTGCTCCGACTGTCGAACCGACCACGAGTCGCTTGCGAACCTCAAGAAGTTGCTGAAAAGCCAACCGAGGCCTGATCCGGGCCGCGAATACTGGCGGGAAGTGGCCAGTCTCATACTGGCCAGGACAGTGGAAGCCGAACCTCCCGCCCGGCAAGAGACGGATCGTGAGCTTACGTACATCACGCGACGGCGCTCCTTTTTCCGTTCTCTGGTGGCTGCCGCGATATCCGTCCTGATTCTGGTCAGCGCGCTTTACGTCGGCGCCAACCAGCCCCCCGGCACGGTTAAAATCTCAACCTCAGATCAGCCGGTGTTGCTGACGTCATCGCTGGCAGGGATGGTCTATTCGGTCGATACCGGTATCATCAACCGCGAGGAACGGTTGAGGTTGGCCCGGGGCATTCTCCTGCTCGGGCCGCCGGGGATTCCAGGGCGATCTTCGGGGCTCACCGACCTGCTGGCGATATGGTAA
- a CDS encoding RNA polymerase sigma factor — protein sequence MPKLIPDLVERFSDGDASAFAELVRRFYQKIYYLAYRILGNHLDADEVVQETFVRVYRKREELRSVTNFTSFLIRIATNYAIDLLRKQRGRGQVSDDPSLLPGEVQVELARRVKTPSDLFENKVLMAEIRRALNTLPSRQRITAILHDVEGYSKSEVAGILECPEATVRSNLHIARTKLKKILKRRLAKRE from the coding sequence ATGCCTAAGCTGATCCCTGATCTGGTCGAGAGGTTTAGCGACGGAGATGCGTCAGCGTTTGCTGAGTTGGTTAGGAGATTTTACCAGAAGATCTATTATCTGGCCTACCGGATTCTCGGCAATCACCTGGACGCTGACGAGGTCGTACAGGAAACGTTTGTTCGGGTCTACCGAAAGCGAGAGGAGTTAAGGAGTGTAACGAATTTCACCTCGTTTTTGATTCGGATCGCCACCAACTACGCCATTGACCTGTTACGCAAACAGAGGGGGCGTGGGCAGGTAAGCGACGACCCGAGTCTTCTACCGGGCGAAGTCCAGGTGGAATTGGCAAGGCGGGTCAAAACGCCGAGCGATCTGTTCGAAAACAAGGTGTTGATGGCGGAGATACGGCGTGCCCTGAATACGCTTCCCTCACGACAGAGGATAACGGCAATCCTGCACGATGTCGAAGGGTACAGCAAATCGGAGGTTGCCGGAATTCTTGAGTGCCCGGAGGCTACGGTGCGCTCTAATCTCCACATCGCGCGCACCAAACTTAAGAAAATACTGAAGAGGCGACTTGCCAAGAGAGAGTGA
- a CDS encoding MFS transporter, with product MPRDLIQANRYRFFAVGALGTFMATLDGSIVNVALPTIAANLDVSVDLVSWVVLSYSLTLISLLLVYGTWTQRRGYPFAYKFGFILFTAGSLICAVAPSIYLLILGRVVQGAGSAMFAALGPGMVTAVFPKEERGKGIGMMVMMVSAGLMTGPPLGGLMLGVWSWRLIFLINLPVGVIGLFFVFRYFGLLAKRVHEKKLRLTAAVVLSFSMVLAVFTMKMINRWSLSDPRIWGLAAVSLAGLILFLRIESMPDMAMIGLGVFRNRRFTTAIAAQLAHFTSQSGVMILIPFYLERVKGLAPREVGLYLVILPILMFVLAPLAGRLSDRIGFRALTSAGLATEALGMFLLSKYGLETSPALIIVSLVIIGVGVGSFASPNSSALMGSVTRDQRAITSSILATNRNIGLATGVALGTTLFAFFESRSGEAADGALAFLAGFQPVTYVAVGFALAGALLCLTRPARSG from the coding sequence ATGCCTCGCGACCTGATCCAGGCCAATCGCTATAGATTTTTTGCCGTCGGAGCCCTCGGAACCTTTATGGCGACCCTCGACGGTTCCATCGTGAACGTGGCTCTTCCGACTATCGCAGCCAATCTCGATGTCTCAGTTGATCTGGTATCCTGGGTGGTCCTGTCATATTCGCTGACGCTCATATCGCTGTTGCTGGTGTATGGCACGTGGACGCAGCGGCGGGGATACCCGTTCGCGTACAAGTTTGGTTTTATCCTGTTTACAGCCGGCTCCCTGATCTGTGCCGTCGCCCCGAGCATCTATCTGCTGATCCTCGGGCGGGTGGTGCAGGGGGCGGGATCGGCAATGTTCGCGGCCCTGGGACCCGGGATGGTGACGGCCGTTTTCCCAAAAGAAGAGCGTGGCAAGGGGATCGGGATGATGGTGATGATGGTATCGGCCGGACTTATGACCGGGCCACCCCTGGGCGGCTTGATGCTGGGTGTCTGGTCCTGGCGGCTCATCTTCCTGATCAATCTGCCCGTCGGAGTCATAGGACTCTTCTTTGTCTTCCGCTATTTCGGTCTGCTGGCCAAACGGGTGCACGAGAAGAAACTGCGCCTGACGGCAGCGGTTGTGCTCTCGTTCAGCATGGTGCTGGCCGTGTTCACGATGAAAATGATCAACCGCTGGTCGCTTTCCGATCCACGGATCTGGGGCCTGGCCGCGGTGTCGCTGGCCGGTCTGATCCTGTTTCTCCGCATTGAGTCGATGCCCGACATGGCGATGATCGGACTTGGCGTATTCCGCAACCGCCGATTTACCACGGCCATCGCTGCCCAGCTGGCGCATTTCACCAGCCAGTCCGGGGTCATGATACTCATACCCTTTTATCTCGAGCGGGTGAAGGGCCTGGCGCCCCGGGAGGTGGGGCTGTACCTCGTGATCCTTCCCATCCTCATGTTCGTGCTGGCTCCGTTGGCCGGTCGACTTTCCGACCGCATAGGTTTTCGAGCCCTGACTTCCGCCGGCCTTGCGACTGAGGCGCTGGGGATGTTTCTGCTGTCGAAGTACGGTTTGGAGACCTCGCCTGCGCTTATCATTGTCAGTCTGGTAATCATCGGCGTGGGCGTGGGTTCGTTTGCCAGTCCTAATTCGTCAGCACTTATGGGATCAGTCACGCGGGACCAGCGGGCAATAACTTCCAGTATTCTGGCTACGAATCGCAATATCGGCCTTGCAACCGGGGTGGCGCTGGGCACCACGTTGTTTGCCTTTTTCGAAAGTCGCAGCGGGGAAGCGGCCGACGGCGCACTGGCTTTTCTGGCCGGTTTCCAGCCGGTTACGTACGTGGCGGTGGGCTTTGCCCTGGCCGGAGCGCTCCTGTGTCTTACCCGACCGGCGCGCTCGGGCTAA
- a CDS encoding DUF6249 domain-containing protein, which yields MMEAPIIVGIVFLSCVAVVKIISDTVTRKKLIEKGLVDDRVRHIFGASELSVLSNLKWGMVLVGIGAAAFIGQFLPYRWSDEGTLGLILIFAGIAFLVYYPIAQSRLKKIEEKGNQSVR from the coding sequence ATGATGGAAGCGCCGATCATTGTCGGAATAGTTTTCCTGTCATGCGTGGCGGTGGTCAAGATTATCTCGGACACGGTGACCAGGAAGAAACTCATCGAGAAGGGGCTGGTTGACGATCGAGTAAGACATATCTTCGGGGCATCCGAGCTTTCCGTCCTGTCAAATCTCAAGTGGGGAATGGTCCTGGTGGGAATCGGTGCGGCGGCCTTTATCGGCCAATTCCTGCCATACCGCTGGTCGGATGAAGGTACGCTGGGCTTGATCCTGATCTTCGCGGGAATCGCGTTTCTGGTCTATTATCCGATCGCTCAGAGCCGGCTCAAGAAGATAGAGGAGAAGGGAAACCAATCTGTCCGGTAG
- a CDS encoding sigma-70 family RNA polymerase sigma factor has translation MTSTRKQIEAILAGDGRSFAALVERYKRLVSHIVFRMIRGRADQEDLCQEVFIKVYENLGSFNHQSKLSTWIARITYNTCLHFVERKRVPLFEDCVSDGKTVDDCEGSAPAPDRWAESRQTSERLCEEIDRLPVHYGLILSLFHLQEMSYAEIGEILGMPDGTVKSYLFRARKLLKKRVVAKRAREGLCA, from the coding sequence ATGACCAGCACGCGCAAGCAGATCGAGGCAATCCTGGCGGGCGACGGACGTTCCTTTGCCGCCCTGGTCGAGCGATACAAGCGGCTGGTCAGCCACATTGTCTTCCGCATGATTCGTGGCCGGGCCGATCAGGAGGACCTATGTCAGGAGGTCTTCATCAAGGTGTATGAGAACCTTGGCAGCTTCAACCATCAGTCCAAGCTCTCGACCTGGATAGCGCGGATCACCTATAACACGTGCCTTCATTTTGTGGAAAGGAAACGGGTGCCGCTGTTTGAAGACTGCGTTTCGGATGGAAAGACGGTCGACGACTGCGAGGGAAGCGCTCCGGCCCCTGACCGATGGGCCGAGTCGCGGCAGACGTCGGAACGGCTCTGCGAAGAAATAGACAGGCTGCCCGTGCACTACGGGCTTATCCTGAGCCTCTTTCATCTCCAGGAGATGAGCTACGCGGAGATTGGGGAGATTCTCGGCATGCCGGACGGCACTGTCAAGAGCTATCTGTTTCGAGCACGAAAGCTGCTCAAGAAGAGAGTAGTCGCCAAACGGGCACGGGAGGGTTTATGCGCGTAG
- a CDS encoding exonuclease domain-containing protein — translation MKWQKTDADFLQTLDFVAFDTETTGLWAPANRIVELGAVKFRLGEYACNRFQALVNPERPIPAETAAIHGITNSMVQNADTVAPVLEEFMDFCGPDAIMVAHNAMFDIFFIGCELDRTGLPLPENIIVDTVDIFRRFCPGLDSYSLLSLARQFHISKTQNHRAADDAALVWRLFLHASEEFPYVSNLKAFRRLFTTYAMAQWQGETRELPSEYADIRVAIDEKRRLEISYQRDSQLAQTRVIRPSQVHWHKSNFYVSAYCELTESERTFRLDRIKEFKLIR, via the coding sequence ATGAAGTGGCAGAAGACGGATGCTGATTTTCTTCAGACCCTCGACTTCGTCGCTTTCGATACCGAAACGACCGGCCTGTGGGCTCCGGCCAACCGGATTGTCGAACTGGGAGCGGTAAAATTCCGTCTCGGCGAATACGCCTGCAACCGCTTTCAGGCCCTGGTCAACCCGGAGAGGCCGATTCCGGCTGAAACCGCCGCAATTCACGGCATCACGAACTCGATGGTGCAAAACGCGGACACCGTCGCTCCGGTTCTTGAAGAATTCATGGATTTCTGCGGTCCGGATGCAATCATGGTGGCCCACAACGCCATGTTTGACATTTTCTTTATCGGCTGTGAACTCGACCGGACCGGCCTGCCCCTGCCCGAGAACATCATTGTCGACACGGTCGATATCTTTCGGCGGTTCTGCCCCGGCCTTGACTCCTATTCCCTGCTGTCGCTGGCCCGGCAGTTCCATATCTCAAAGACCCAGAATCACCGCGCGGCTGACGACGCCGCGCTCGTCTGGAGATTGTTCCTGCATGCCTCGGAGGAGTTTCCGTACGTCTCCAATCTAAAGGCGTTCCGACGCCTCTTCACAACCTACGCCATGGCCCAGTGGCAGGGTGAAACCCGCGAACTACCCAGCGAGTATGCCGATATCCGGGTGGCTATCGACGAAAAGCGACGGCTGGAGATATCGTACCAGCGCGACAGCCAGCTGGCGCAGACGCGGGTAATACGACCCTCCCAGGTCCACTGGCACAAGTCAAACTTCTATGTCTCCGCGTATTGCGAACTGACGGAGAGCGAACGGACCTTTCGCCTCGATCGTATCAAAGAGTTCAAGCTGATCAGGTAG